The nucleotide sequence GCGCCAGCAAATGCAGGCGCAAAGAGAAGCCGCACAGCAGCAGCGCCAGCAGCAAATGGCACAGATGCACGCTGCCCAGATGCAGCAGCGCCCTCAGGCCCATGCAGATGCACACCCCCATGGCGGACGCGAGGAACACCCGCATCGCTGATGCACACGCCCCAATCGCCATCCGGTTTAGCATGGGCGGTCAAGATGCTTTTTTCCACCGCTCATGTATCTGCCCAGTCACTTTGAAGTCAACGACCAGCCAGCCTTGCTCGCGCTGATACGCCAGCACCCGCTAGGCTGCCTGGTCATGCACACTCAGGAAGGACTGGACGCGAACCACCTGCCTTTCGAGCTATTGCAGCAAGACGATGGAAGCCTGCGCCTGCTGGCCCATGTGGCCCGTGCCAACCCGCTGTGGCAGCAACTGGCCAGTGGCGATCGGGTGCTGGTGATCTTCAAGGCGGCCGACGGCTATATCTCGCCCAACTGGTACCCCAGCAAGCACCAGACACATGAGCAGGTACCCACCTGGAATTACCAGGTGGTTCACGCCCATGGTCACATTCAGATACGGGACGACGAGAAGTTTGTGCGCGGCGTCATCGGGCGACTTACACGCACGCATGAAGCCCGTGCCAGCCAACTGCCTGGCAATGCTTTTGCGCCCTGGAAAATGAACGATGCGCCCGCGCCCTATCTGCAGAAAATGCTGGGCGCCATCGTGGGACTGGAGATTGAAGTTGAGCGTCTGGAAGGCAAGTTCAAGCTCAGCCAGAACAAGCAGGCCAGCGATCGTCAGGCATTGATGAACACGCTCGAATCCACGGGACAGCCTGCAATGGCTCAGGCCATGAAGAATTCAGATTGAAATTTAGATGAAAAATACTTGAAGCGCTTATCTATCAAACGCTTCAAGCTATCAATTCAGAACTTCATGCCCTGCCACAGGCACCGCATTTACTGCAGCAGCCCCGCCAGAAAATCGCTGGCCCGGTTGAAACGATAGCGCTCATAAGCGCGTTGCCTGTAGGTCAGCACCGTGGCGGGCTTGATGGAAAGCGCTGCCCCGATCTCCGCCGCACTCTCACCCAGCAGCGTCAGCGCCACAATGCTGCGCTCACGCTCGGTCAGCTGGGGAAAGCTGCGCTGCAATCGCTGCAGCAGTAGCTGCCTGGCATCTGTCGGCGCAGCCTGCACCGGGGCCATTGCCGGGGATGAATGGGCCTGCGCATGCAGATTCAGCGCCGCCATGGCCAGTTGCCCCAGTGACCAGAGCTGGCTGGCCGATTCGCCCTGTGCATGCAGGCCCCGGTAAAAGCTCAATACCATCAGCTTGCCGGGCTCGTGCCAGCCAAAGCTGACCTTGTCCAGAAACCCTGGTTGATCAAAACACAGCTCGCGGTATTCGCCCTTGGGAATATCGGCGGCGCGCACACGGCGGCTAAAGCCCAGAGCCTTGCCTGGGTGGGCACCGGCCAGCAGCGGATCTTTGGCATGAAAGCGGCGCGCATATTCACCCGTGCGCTCGGCAATGCCTTTGCGCTCACCCGATGCCAGCAAGGTCTGCACATCGCCCTTGCCGGTATCAACCTGATAGGCAAAGACCTCGTCGATG is from Comamonas fluminis and encodes:
- a CDS encoding FMN-binding negative transcriptional regulator; the protein is MYLPSHFEVNDQPALLALIRQHPLGCLVMHTQEGLDANHLPFELLQQDDGSLRLLAHVARANPLWQQLASGDRVLVIFKAADGYISPNWYPSKHQTHEQVPTWNYQVVHAHGHIQIRDDEKFVRGVIGRLTRTHEARASQLPGNAFAPWKMNDAPAPYLQKMLGAIVGLEIEVERLEGKFKLSQNKQASDRQALMNTLESTGQPAMAQAMKNSD
- a CDS encoding helix-turn-helix transcriptional regulator, giving the protein MAASSSQPALLSPSLGQALIEAAATPHFATVLLGTARQFECIDEVFAYQVDTGKGDVQTLLASGERKGIAERTGEYARRFHAKDPLLAGAHPGKALGFSRRVRAADIPKGEYRELCFDQPGFLDKVSFGWHEPGKLMVLSFYRGLHAQGESASQLWSLGQLAMAALNLHAQAHSSPAMAPVQAAPTDARQLLLQRLQRSFPQLTERERSIVALTLLGESAAEIGAALSIKPATVLTYRQRAYERYRFNRASDFLAGLLQ